Part of the Phaeodactylum tricornutum CCAP 1055/1 chromosome 5, whole genome shotgun sequence genome is shown below.
CTTGGACGGCAATAGGGGTAATGTTTGGATCGGCGTATTCCACAAAGCAATATCCTTTGGACATGTTGGACTCGGGATCGTTCGAAACGAGATGGAATGCTTTAATTTTCCCAAAGGCTTGGAGGAGTTCCATGACCTGTGAGTCTTGCAAATGGTAGTGCAGTCCGCCAATGAAAATCTTGTTGGGTCCGTCTTCGACCGTTCCCGAAACGATGCCGAGCTTGCTGACGTCGAGTGGAGGGAGTGCACTGGGATGTATCTTGGGAGCCATGTTAGCGTTGTAATCATTGGGTCGCTTCACCTTGACGGGCACACCCTGCACGTGCAGTCCGTCCAAGTTCATACAGGCCGTGGCCATTTCTACCGTTTTGAATTCCACAAAGCAGAAGCGGCGCTCGTGATTGATGTACGTCGAGAGTACGGGGTCTTCCGACaaaggcgtcggcgacgcaATCTCAATGGCTCGTCGGAATTCCACGTGAATGGCGTCTTCGGTGATGTGGGGCGGCAGATTACCCACGTAGAGTCGTCGCGCGTGTCGGGTTTGCTGGGGAATGGCGGTGAGCTGGGAGGGCGGGACGCCGGCGAAATCCGTCGCGGCGGGATTGGCCAACGCCGCGAGCGCCGCGTCCGTCGCCATTTGTTCCGGCGTGGGTTGTAGATCGAACTTGGAAGGCCGCGCCAACCGGCGGGCGCGGCGATCCCGCACCCAGGCGCGTTCTTCTTCGTAGGAAGCAAAGGTGACGACTTGGGGATTGCCACTGGGACGGTGTCGTCGCGGAAACGGTGGAGGACCCCGGTCTCCCCCACGGTAGCCTCCGCCCGATCGGTGAGGCGGTGGATGGTGTGATGGTGGCGGTGGACCCCGACGATCGTAGCGGGGCGGGGGTGGACCCCGTGCCGATGGTGGTGAGTGGTGTCGGACCGGTCGAGATGCGGGACGGCCGTTGTCGTCCGGACCGTCCCGGGACATCCAGGCGGGGGCGTTGTTGATCCCGCGACCCCGACCGCTCATCCTctgtgtatgtgtgtgtgtgtgtctcaAGAGGGGACTGTTCGTTGGGTAAAGGTGTATATGTATGTAGGTATGCGTAGGTTGACTTGTTTGGTTGACAGTGCCTGCGACTCTAACAGAGATCTCTAGTAGTTAGTACTGCGCTGTATTGGTGGGTGACGCAATCTCGTTATGGTTCCTCTTCGTTCGGTTACCCATACCATACGGAGCTGACGGGAGACGACGGCCGGGCGACCGACACCTGACTGACTGTTGGCAACGCAGTGCGGACGGCGAGGAAAAGGGGGTCCTacctactactactactactactactagtagtactACTACCTAGTCCAACCATCGGTTGGTGTTCCCGTAGCATAGGACAGGAGAAAGGCAcgggactgactgtgatatgAACTACCAGTGCAAGCTAAATCAGTCAGTCTGTCCCTCTACCCGAATCCCAACCCAATACAGAAAAATTCTATGGTCACCACGGATTTATTCTGTATATTGTATGTCTACTATGTAGGAGTATACCCACACACGCGCTTGTACGTACTGTGGGTGCAATCCCTCACACCGCTCTTCCGCGCACGTTTCGACTGGGGAATGGGTCACTGTCGACTGACCCGACCCTTCACTCACGTAGGAAATCGTGCTCGGCATTGTTTGCACCGGAAACCTACGCCGCTGTTCTCCGTCCGTTTTCGACGCAGCTCCACCGATTCACACAGGTCTTTCGATCCGTACaaacacatacacacacacacatcccCACTTTCGCCGTTGTTGGAAGCCAACcgcaactcactgtcagttgtcTCCTCTTCTACTCACTACAACTAGGATAATTACAAGCGTCTCTCGAGTCTTGTCTTTTCCGGTTTATTGTTAGCCCAACATGTCTTCCATCAAAATCCTACAGCGTTTGGGGAGATCGATTACGGCCAAGTCCAACTTGTTGGATCCCTCTCCGCAGCGCACGATTGCCTCGGTCATAGGATACAGTCCTTGGCGCTTCAAGAGcacggcggcagcggcttCCGATGCGGTAGCGAACGAACCGGATccctacgacgacgaagaccaccacgacgacaCTACGCTCGTCGACCCCGCTCCGCCCAGTACGCTCGCAGCGTCCACCTTTTCGCGTACCAAGTCCGGGACACCGTCGCCGTGGGCTGTCTTTGATGCCTGGGGGGCGGGAGGAGACAGCATTCACGCTATTTCTCCCGAAATCGAAGCCAAACTGGACGCACACGCCGTCCGGATACCCGTGGCCGAAAGCGAACGCGTGGATCTTCCGGACGAATCCGACATTCTCCACGCCTACGATCAACTCCTGCAGTCCAAATCATCCGTGCACTTTGGGTACCCCTACAACCTCATGTTTGATTACACCGAATTGGCGCAGTTTATGAAATACTCCATTAACAATCTCGGAGATCCCTTTGTGCCCTCCAACTACGGCGTCCATTCGCGACAATTCGAAGTCGCCGTCATTGACTTCTTCGCCAAATTGTGGAAGATGGAAACAGACTCGTACTGGGGATACGTTACCACCTCCGGTACGGAAGGAAACCTCCACGGCATTCTCCTCGCGCGCGAAAAGTTCCCCGACGGTATCCTCTACACGTCGCAGGAAACGCACTATTCGGTCTTCAAGGCTGCCCGCTACTACCGCATGGAGTGCCAGTCCATCCCAACCTTGCCCATGGGTGAAATTGACTACGATTGCCTCTCCGAAGCCATTGCGCGCAACCGCGACAAACCCGTCATCCTTAACGTCAACATTGGGACCACCGTCAAGGGCGCCGTCGACAATCTCGACCGCATCCTCCGGATCCTACAGTCCCTACAGATCCCACGCGAACAGTTCTACATACACTGCGACGGTGCCCTCTTTGCCCTCATGATGCCCTTTGTCGAATTCGCCCCGGAAGTCTCCTTCCGTAAACCCATCGACTCGATTGCCGTTTCCGGACACAAAATGCTCGGCTGTCCCATGCCCTGTGGCGTCGCGCTTTCCCGTAAGGAACACGTCAAGAACTTGGAACAGCACATTGACTACCTCAATTCCGTCGACACCACCATTATGGGTAGTCGCAACGGCCAAGCCGCCCTCTACCTTTGGTACAGTCTCCGCAAAAAGGGCATTGGCGGGATCAAACGCGACGTCATGCACTGTATGGAAACGGCCCGGTACCTCAAGGACGCCCTCACGGCTAAGGGACTCACCTGTCGCCTCAACGATCTCAGTTCCACcgtcgttctcgaacgacCCATGGACGATGACCTCGTCAAACGCTGGCAACTGGCCTGtgaagaagatattgctCACGTCGTCGTCATGCCCAACGTGACCCGTTACAAGATTGATCTCTTTGTGGAAGAACTCATGCAGTGTGTTGAGAAACACGGACGCGTTCAAACCGTCCGCAGCGATTCGCCCTTGACTAAGTTGAGCGCCACTTGGTAAGTGTCACACGCGCGAAGGCGTAGCGGAACAGTAAAATGTAACCAACGATACTAGTAAGAACATAAGTCATTAATGTGAATAGCGTTCGTTTAATTTACATCATTCGGTATCTGATAACGGCTCGTGGCAGACCCAGTCCGTGATGAGTTGGGCTCCCCATCCTTGGGGCACGCCATTTTTGAAATCCCACACGACACCCGCtgaaaaaaaaagaaaaaaagacGAGTCAGTAATGCTTACTCCAAGTACAGACTCAAACCCATCGGTGCACCGCGCAACGCACCCATATCCACGTGTGCAAAGGGTTTGTCGCCCTCGACAAACTCCTGCAGAAAGAGCGCCGCGTGAATGGCCCCACCGTAGCGAGCGCCCAAATTCTTCAAGTCGGCTACTTTGGATTTGAGCGCGTCACGGTAGTCAGCTTCCATCGGCATGCGCCAAATCTTTTCCCCGGTCCGAGCGGACGACTCCAATAAGCGGACGGCAAGCTGGTCGTTGTTGGTCCACAAACCGGCAATCGACGTGCCCAGCGAAATCATGCAGGCACCGGTGAGTGTGGACAGCTCGAGAATTTCGTCACAGTCCAGTTCCTGGTCTACGTAAACCAGGGcgtccgccatggtcaaaCGACCTTCCGCATCCGTGTTGACGACTTCGATCGTCTTGCCGTTGGAAGCGGTCAAAATGTCTCCCGGCACCATCGCTCGTTCGTTGATCATATTCTCACACGCGGCGATCACAAAGTGGACTTCGACGCCTCGTGGCTCGAGTTCGGCAATCGCCCGGACGGCACCCAACACCGCTGCGGCACCACCACAATCAAATTTCATCAGTTCCATCATGGAGGTCTTGATGTTGTACCCACCCGTATCGAACAGCAGACCTTTTCCGATGATACCCAGACGGCGAAGCTTAGGCGCCGATTTGCTCCAGTAGGTGCTTTTTGGGGGACGGTACGTTATGTGAATGAATTGGGCGGGTGTTTCGGACCCGCGAGCTACGCCCAAATAGGCGCCCATTCCCCTTCGTTGACATTCTTCTTGGTCCAGAATTTGACAGCGCAACGTTCGTTTGTACATTTTGTTCAATCGTTGGGCGGTGTCGACCAATGATACGGAATTTAGCACATTGTGCGGTGCGTTGACAATATCCTTGCTGAGGTACACTGCCGCACTGTGTGTGCGGCCATTCGCAATGGCGTTTCGGATCGTCTCCCTATCGTAGTTGCCATCCGGGACAATCAGGTCAATCGTGTTCACGTTTCCGGCGTCGTCAGTATCGTCCTTGATAGACTTGAAACGCTTGTCCTTGTACAGCCCCACCCACAATGCAGTCGTCATTTCTGTGACATAAGCCGAGGCTTCCCGTGTCGACTTTTGGTTAGGTAGCAGGATAGCACAGGATTTTGCCTTTTTTCCGCCCTGTATCGTTCGTGCCAGATCCGTACCGACTTTACGAGCGTCGGCTGCCGTAGCTCCTACATGAATAATTATTAGCGTTTGTGGCTTCTGGCCCGAGGCGGTATTGTAGGTCATGATGGCGGTCTTGTCCCCGATTGTGAAGTTTGTCGCTTCTTCCAGGAGACGGTCGATGGCGCCATCGTACTTGGCGTTAATCCTAGCCAGCTGCAAACTCCCTGCGATGGTGCTGTTTTCTTTGCCTACTTGATTCATTCCCAAAAATAAAAGGTCGTAGGTATCCAGTGTTGTGTTGGAATCTGATATCGCGTCGACGTGGACGTTTACAGGAATTGGGGTCCATTCCATTCGTAGATTAGGGGCTGAATTCGTCCATGAACCAAAACTTGCGTCCGCAACCGCATTAGCGAGCAAGAACAGGCTGACACCAAACACCGTCAAAGCGGGGTACAACATGATCCCGAATGTTTAGCTTTTTAGTCTGGGAAAGTCCCGCGTTCGACAGTTGCTGGTTGGGTTCACATTTCCCTTCATTCGCCGTGCTCCCATTTATATCGGCATCTCGGAGGTAGTTAGTAGTCGATTTCCAGGAGAGCACGTGCCTTCGGCATGTCGGAAGGACATTCCTTGTGTTTTACAAATCTTAGTAATCGCAATGAAATCATCCATATATTTTGCTTCCTACTTCTAGCTGGAGAATTGCAGATACTCGAACCACTCAGCGGCTACTCTGACAGCTTTTGCTCCTAGTCTATAATATTTATAACTACTTCACTTACTCGATCTTCGCCTGCCCTTGTCGGGTCACCCATTCGGTAACGAGTTTAGCTCCAAACCCGGTCGCCCCATCCTTGTCGCTCCAAACTGGTCCAGCAATATCAATGTGCGCGAAgggctttttcttgctgacGAAGTTCTGTAAAAACAAGGCGGCCGTAATGGCTCCACCGTAGCGTGTGCCGATATTCTTGAGATCGGCAAActtgctttccaaaagttcGTTGTATTCTTTGGCCATGGGCATGCGCCAGGATTTGTCACCTGTCTTTTTGGATATGTCTTCGATCTCCTTGGCCAACTCATCGTTGTCCGTCCAGACACCGCAGATTTGCTTGCCCAAGGAAATCATGCAGGCACCGGTCAACGTCGACAGCTCTATGATACTTTCACAGCCGATTTCCTTGTCACAAAACACCAACGCATCGGCCAGCGTCAAACGCCCTTCAGCGTCGGTATTCATGACTTCAATAGTCTTACCGTTCGAGGCTGTCAATATGTCGCTAGGAACCATAGCCTTTTCGTTGATCATGTTTTCACAGGCGGCCACGACGAAGTGGGCTTCAACCCCTTCAGGCTGCAGAGCACCAATCGCGCGAGCGGCCCCGAGCACCGCAGCAGCTCCACCGCAGTCAAACTTCATGAGTTCCATCATGGCGGTCTTAATATTGTAGCCGCCCGTGTCGAAGAGGAGGCCTTTCCCAATGACTCCGACCTTCTTGGAAATTTTTCCCGAGGGTGGAGTGTATGTTAAATGGATGAACTGAGGAGGCGTTTCGCTGCCGCGCGCTACTCCAAGGAAGCCACCCATACAGCGGGCTTCACAGGCCTTTTTGTCGAGGATTTCACAAGTGATCCGTCCACCGCTCTGCTCGGCAATGCGCTTAGCTGTCTCGGCAAGCGAAAGCGAGTTCAAGACGTTGTGCGGGGCGTTGACAATATCCTTGGTCAAGAAAATACCTGTCGCTAATTTCTTGCCGGCTTCAATAACGGAAGCATCTACTGGTTCTCCGCCTTCGGAAAGAATCGTGACGGATTTCAAATCTTCAGCCGGTTTCTTGACCTTGGCGCCAGTGCGATAGCGATTGTCAGCGTAAAGAGTCTGGTAAAATGAGGTCGCAAAGTCCTTCATAATGGTCGCATCCGAAGCCAAGACACTGGGCAAAACAACGGTAACGGCTCCGACTTTCTTTTCCGCGTGACACTTGTTGGCAATAGCTTTACCAAGTGACGAGCCTGCCTCCGCGTAGGAATCCTTAGCACTGTCATCGTCACTTTTCGGGGTCGTCCCCAAGCCGACAATGGCGTAGCGTTTCGCCTTGCTACCCGAATCACCGCCAACAACGCGGACCACGGGTGTAAGGGAACCCATTTTAGCGCCGTTCTTGAAGGCCTTGGAATTTTCGGCAAGAACATCGGTGATTGTTCCGGACAGAAACTCGTCGAGCGTCTTGGAGGCACCGGTGAGTTCCATCGGCGGGACCTCCTTATCCTCGTCGGCACCGTCTTCATCCTCCGACGATTCTTCCTTGGTTGGTGCCATGACACCGACAATCGTCAGGTCGGCTTCAGGAAAAGACTCAAAGACTCCGACTTTGATCTCGGCTTCGACTAGGGCGTTCCATTCCATCGTGGGACACGGAGTGTCGAAACGCCAGGTTGGAAAAGATTGATCCATCTTGCTACTGTCTTCTTTAGAGCTCGTGCTGCTCATAGCCAAAGCGGTGGTTGTCGAATAGGAGTGCACAGAAGTAAGAGCCTTATTAGTTTGAGAATGGGTAACAAAGGCTGTCGTGTATGGTGCCAAGGACAGAGCTTTCCAGGGCTGCAGCACGCAACATCCCAACGCCAAACTGCGCACAGAGGCACCGGGAGGTTGGATCTTCATGGCGTTTCTCGTACTAGCAGCAGTCGCAGCTCGTAACAACATATAGCAAGCGCAATCGAGAACGGACCTAGCTAGCTATGTACGCACCTGACTGCGTGATCGAGTGCGAAGCGGGAGCGTTAATCGTTGATATGTTGACACGTTTTTCTTCCGTTGTCCTTCGTCACTGTCGtctcgtcatcgtcgctcACCGGGGAAAAAGATCGTCAGGCGACGGCAAGATCGCgaattaacagtaacctTACTGTTTACAGTAAACCATCCCGTAGACGGACCAAGACAGGCGTTGGCGGGCTGATCGCGCAAAACACAGGGACGACACAGCCTGACATGAATCCATCCTTTGCTCTTCGGAATCCCACAAGGCCTCAAGCGATGGCCTAATGTGAAGCAACCTTTCTGTATGTTACTTCTAGTAGAGAGTCGTGGATGTGGATCTCATTCACGAAAGGGGGTGCGTGGTAGTCATTTCCGTTTACATTTCtgttggaattgttggtttGTCAAATGGCTGTGTGTGACTTCCCGTTCGCGCCCAATGCTGCGGCTGTGTACACCGCAGTttcctaactgtaaaccacTTTTCGCGAAATAAACTACGCTCTGTTGAACGCGAATCGCAAGCGGCAAAGAAGCGTTGACAGTAAATATATTCCGGCTAGCAGTCCTTTTCATTCGTTTGTGCGTCTTTGCATCCGCACATCTTACTTATGAATGCGGTTTCCGTACCGCCGGTGTTGCTCGATCCGACCAAGGGCACCCGATCGATGCTCGAAAGTCTACAAACCCTACGCAACGTCTTGGACTGTCCACTCTGCCACCAGCTCCTGCACGAACCTTCCACACTCACCTGCGGTCACACCTTCTGCTGCACCTGTATCGATCACTATACCTGTAATGCCTGGACTTGTCCGGGTACGTCTGCACTTATGTTTGTGACAGTAGTGTCTACTCGCTGATCGGAAATTGCCCACCGCACAATCAAAATCTTGCAGCAATTCCGTGCCATTCGTCCGCTTGATTCTCACAGTATGTGTTCTCTCCGCATCGTTTGGTCGACACAGTAAAAGACTGCAATTTCCCCATTACGGTGACGGGTgaacgaaacggaaagtTTCGGAAAATCAATCCCACCGTGCAGACCGTCGCTACTTCGTGGGCCAACATTTGTGCAGCTCTGGAAAAAGCACCGTCCGAATGGTGGAAAGATGAAGATGCTATCGAGCAGCATTTCTCTCAACAAGAGCACCAACCAATGGATTCAGCAATAGACTTCCACAGTAGCGACGAAAAGGACAAAACGGCAAGCGACAATGAAGGAGGCGAAATGATTGATTTACAAGCACTacaagccgacgacgattcctTTGCTACCGCAGCAACTGAGCTGAGCCCCGTCAATTAACTTTAATAAAGGATAGCATTAAAACTAGTGTTCTGGAATCGGATATTCTAATACGCATGATCTTCTCTCTAAGGTTAAACAGCAATTAGGATCTCCAACATTGTCTTCACGACttcatttcgtcgtcgttgtaGGCGCCACCGTACAAAACGCGGTCAACAAAGGCCGCGCCGACAGGAGCTCCGACCATTGGCGCTAAAATGTACAACCAGGAGCCTCGAAAAGCAACGCTTTTCCAGCCAGCTAGATAGGCAACAATTCTGGGGCCAAAATCTCGGGCTGGATTAAAGCCCGCCTGCGTCAAGGGTGCCACGACGCACACGAGTGCACCGACGGTCAAACCGATCAGCGGTGGTACTAGCCCTCCGTGCCTTTGGGTTGTTTCATTTCGGGGGTGCGTCAGGGCAAAGATAACCCCCGCCAGCAGGGCTGTGcccaaggcttcggcaaaAAACGCCtgagtgacagtgattgGAGCGACAAAATACTCGCCAAACGCTTTGGCGGATCCAATGGCACCGCCAGATGATCGCACAATACCATGAGTGACTTCGTAGTCACGTATTAAACCACTGTAGAGAAAAAAATTAGCAGCCGAGCCAAGCACGGATCCACAGACTTGTGCTAAAATATAAGGAAGCACTTTGATCCAACCAAAGCTTTTGCTCGGTCGCAGCAAGGCGAAACAAATGGAGATAGCCGGATTAAGATGCGCTCCCGAGATACTCCCCGTCGCACTAATAGCTACAGTGACGGCAATCACCCAGACGACAGCGATTTGCCACAACCCCACTAGTGCATCGGCAAAAATCGCCGACATCACGGCACCCGTACCAATATTGACAATCAAAAACGTTCCAAAAGCTTCGGCGATCAATTCTCGGGCCAGTTTGGAGCGTGGGGGTCTCTTGAAAGAAGACTGTTGTGCGCCGGCTCTCAGTCtaagaagctttggaagaagggCGGAACGATCATTGATCGGAAGACCATCGCTAGCCAATATCTCATGAGCCGATGTCTTTAACGATGTAGTATGCCGAGACACGCAAGCGTTCACTATACCCTTTTTGTCGTGTTTAGACAAATAAGAAGTTTGGCAAAAGAGTGACGATGGAGACACTGTTGGCGGTAACTTTCGATAGAGATGCGGTTGTTGGTGAAGACCATCGGCAACGTAATCAGGAGTTCGGGTCAAGATcaatggaaaaagaaagcacAACCAACGGCGCCCCATGGTTGCGATAGCCTATAGCGCTTTTGTATCGAAGCCTTTAAAGTTGTGACGTTGCCTACAGCCAGGCGTTCTTTGTTCGTCTTTCAGGATCACCTATCAGTAAGTCGGTATTTGCCGAAAGGAACTAAGAGTAACGTAACTCAGGTAgtccgcaatattctcgaaaGAACACAGGGCAGGGCGCGGGCAGCCTCTTACTTCGGTTGTCGCGACGCTTGCGAGTGATGATCGTCCGTattccagcttttgcttctaCGCGTATCTCAACCATTTCGCAAGATTCATTTTGTTAAACGGCTGAAAATAGATATCGATGTTTCTGTTCACTTCGTAAATAAACTAAGTTGAAGCTGGAAATATCCCATTCGTGAGACTTATGTACAGGAATGAATCACGATTTGTGAAAATAAATAGGAGAGCCCACGCAAACATCAATCCACATCACTTCACGCAGATCGAACCAGGACATTTGGTGCGATGGTTGATACTGGCCGAGGAGCGGAAACACAGGCCGCCTCTTCCTCCAACTACAAAAAGATGGTATCTTGTGTGGGCTTttgtcgaagatgacgaggCCCTCTGCAAACACTTGCTGTCCCGGAAATTCTGCTTCTTGCCCGCAGTTGGAAGACGGCACAAAATGTGAATCAGATTTGCCGGCCACGGCGCCAGCGCAGCAGCAGTTGGAGTGCGACTCTCACAGCTTGATTTTGGTACAGAAGAATGACACAATCCGCACCAAAGGGTTAGCTCGACACAATTTTGGCCCGGCGTCGTCCCGTGATTGTATCGTATTTACTTCAGAGCGGCCCGGGAACCCAGCCTGTAAAATGAATCCGATTTCTGTCGAAGCGACCCAGCCATGGATTGAATTTATGCTACGCAAAGGCATTACGAACGTACTTGTCTTGTTGGATCCCTGGGAACTCGAAACGTATACAGAAATGAGTCTGGAAAATATTTACAAGCAAGCAGAGATCAAGTGTTTCTTCGAGCCTATGAAAGAAGAGGGGGCTTGCGATCGTATATTTCAAATTCTCTATGACGCTGAACAACGTGGTGAAAAGATTGTAGCCCATTGTACAGG
Proteins encoded:
- a CDS encoding predicted protein — its product is MTRPSANTCCPGNSASCPQLEDGTKCESDLPATAPAQQQLECDSHSLILVQKNDTIRTKGLARHNFGPASSRDCIVFTSERPGNPACKMNPISVEATQPWIEFMLRKGITNVLVLLDPWELETYTEMSLENIYKQAEIKCFFEPMKEEGACDRIFQILYDAEQRGEKIVAHCTGGCGRSGRIAAGWIIYRYGVSVEEATDEVVRCAIRNSVCRKGNCYMLAEWLNAPHLNCC
- a CDS encoding predicted protein; translation: SDILHAYDQLLQSKSSVHFGYPYNLMFDYTELAQFMKYSINNLGDPFVPSNYGVHSRQFEVAVIDFFAKLWKMETDSYWGYVTTSGTEGNLHGILLAREKFPDGILYTSQETHYSVFKAARYYRMECQSIPTLPMGEIDYDCLSEAIARNRDKPVILNVNIGTTVKGAVDNLDRILRILQSLQIPREQFYIHCDGALFALMMPFVEFAPEVSFRKPIDSIAVSGHKMLGCPMPCGVALSRKEHVKNLEQHIDYLNSVDTTIMGSRNGQAALYLWYSLRKKGIGGIKRDVMHCMETARYLKDALTAKGLTCRLNDLSSTVVLERPMDDDLVKRWQLACEEDIAHVVVMPNVTRYKIDLFVEELMQ
- a CDS encoding predicted protein gives rise to the protein MVFRSMIRPPRSKLARELIAEAFGTFLIVNIGTGAVMSAIFADALVGLWQIAVVWVIAVTVAISATGSISGAHLNPAISICFALLRPSKSFGWIKVLPYILAQVCGSVLGSAANFFLYSGLIRDYEVTHGIVRSSGGAIGSAKAFGEYFVAPITVTQAFFAEALGTALLAGVIFALTHPRNETTQRHGGLVPPLIGLTVGALVCVVAPLTQAGFNPARDFGPRIVAYLAGWKSVAFRGSWLYILAPMVGAPVGAAFVDRVLYGGAYNDDEMKS
- a CDS encoding predicted protein: PQQTRHARRLYVGNLPPHITEDAIHVEFRRAIEIASPTPLSEDPVLSTYINHERRFCFVEFKTVEMATACMNLDGLHVQGVPVKVKRPNDYNANMAPKIHPSALPPLDVSKLGIVSGTVEDGPNKIFIGGLHYHLQDSQVMELLQAFGKIKAFHLVSNDPESNMSKGYCFVEYADPNITPIAVQGLNGMDIGNGKALTARLAGDRTGGAGGAAFLAHAMDPQNGVPNIPTRVLVLHNMVTDEDLATDTEYQGLFDEVKDECAKFGRLERLEIPRQGPAARKVFLGYVTVAEAMQAQHELQGRQFGPNVVQTTFFPESEFEAGRLY
- a CDS encoding predicted protein, which gives rise to MLYPALTVFGVSLFLLANAVADASFGSWTNSAPNLRMEWTPIPVNVHVDAISDSNTTLDTYDLLFLGMNQVGKENSTIAGSLQLARINAKYDGAIDRLLEEATNFTIGDKTAIMTYNTASGQKPQTLIIIHVGATAADARKVGTDLARTIQGGKKAKSCAILLPNQKSTREASAYVTEMTTALWVGLYKDKRFKSIKDDTDDAGNVNTIDLIVPDGNYDRETIRNAIANGRTHSAAVYLSKDIVNAPHNVLNSVSLVDTAQRLNKMYKRTLRCQILDQEECQRRGMGAYLGVARGSETPAQFIHITYRPPKSTYWSKSAPKLRRLGIIGKGLLFDTGGYNIKTSMMELMKFDCGGAAAVLGAVRAIAELEPRGVEVHFVIAACENMINERAMVPGDILTASNGKTIEVVNTDAEGRLTMADALVYVDQELDCDEILELSTLTGACMISLGTSIAGLWTNNDQLAVRLLESSARTGEKIWRMPMEADYRDALKSKVADLKNLGARYGGAIHAALFLQEFVEGDKPFAHVDMGALRGAPMGLSLYLE
- a CDS encoding predicted protein gives rise to the protein GSKAKRYAIVGLGTTPKSDDDSAKDSYAEAGSSLGKAIANKCHAEKKVGAVTVVLPSVLASDATIMKDFATSFYQTLYADNRYRTGAKVKKPAEDLKSVTILSEGGEPVDASVIEAGKKLATGIFLTKDIVNAPHNVLNSLSLAETAKRIAEQSGGRITCEILDKKACEARCMGGFLGVARGSETPPQFIHLTYTPPSGKISKKVGVIGKGLLFDTGGYNIKTAMMELMKFDCGGAAAVLGAARAIGALQPEGVEAHFVVAACENMINEKAMVPSDILTASNGKTIEVMNTDAEGRLTLADALVFCDKEIGCESIIELSTLTGACMISLGKQICGVWTDNDELAKEIEDISKKTGDKSWRMPMAKEYNELLESKFADLKNIGTRYGGAITAALFLQNFVSKKKPFAHIDIAGPVWSDKDGATGFGAKLVTEWVTR